GCCGAGTTCAATAGTGCAGACATTTTTCTAATGTTTCCTTTGGGCGTTTTTAATCCCCATGGATTATCAAAATCTTTGCCCATCATGATAAGTCCACCTCTAGGTCCACGTAAAGTTTTGTGAGTTGTGGTTGTAAGGATATGGCAGTGTGGTGCAGGGTTGTTTAGGTGTCCAGCGGCAATAAGTCCAGAAGGGTGAGAGATGTCGCCCATAAGTAATGCACCCACCTTATCGGCAACGGCTCTAAAACGAGCGTAGTCGATATCTTTAGAGTAGGCCGAAGCACCACATATAATAAGTTGTGGTTTTTCTTCTATGGCAGTTTGTTCCATAGCATCGTAGTCAATAAGCCCATCTTCTTCTTTTACAGAATAGAAGCTCGTTTGATATGTTTTGCCAGAAAAGTTGACAGGAGAACCGTGTGTAAGGTGTCCGCCGTGAGCTAGGTTAAAGCCTAATATTTTGTCTCCGGGTTTTAGTACCGCAAGATAAACAGCAGCATTAGCTTGTGAACCTGAGTGGGGTTGTACATTGGCATATTCAACACCAAAGAGTTCTTTGACTCTATCAATAGCCAATTGTTCTACCTTATCTACCACTTCACAACCACCATAGTAACGCTTGTTTGGAAAACCTTCAGCATATTTATTGGTCAGTACCGAACCCATGGCTTCCATCACTTGTTCGCTCACGAAATTTTCGGAGGCAATAAGCTCAATTCCTGATATTTGACGGTTTTTTTCTTCCTCAACAAGCTCAAATATTCTGTTATCTCTTTTCATTGGTAAATTTTATATAATTTCGCTTCATTAATTTTTGCGGGAACAAAGATAGAAAATGAACAATACTATTACTCAATTATTTGGCATAAAATATCCACTTATTCAAGCAGGTATGATTTGGTGTAGTGGTTGGGAGTTAGCATCGGCAGTAAGCAATGCTGGTGGGCTAGGTATAATCGGTTCAGGCTCTATGTATCCCGATGTATTGAGGGAGCATATCCAAAAATGTCAAGCCCATACGGACAAGCCTTTTGCAGTCAATTTACCACTGCTTTACCCTCAGATTGATGATCATATTTCCATTCTTATTGAAGAAGGGGTCAAGGTAGTATTTACTTCGGCTGGAAATCCTGCTAAGTGGACTAGTCATTTAAAAAAGCATGGAATAACTGTAGTTCATGTGGTCAGTAATGTCAAATTTGCTTTGAAGGCTGTTGATGCTGGAGTAGATGCAATAGTAGCTGAAGGCTTTGAGGCAGGAGGGCATAATGGCAGGGAAGAAACCACAACGATGTGTCTTATTCCACTGATAAGAAGAGCCGTTTCAGTACCCTTGATTGCTGCTGGAGGTATTGGTAGCGGTGCAGGAATGTTGGCGGCTATGGCTTTGGGTGCTGACGGTGTGCAGATAGGAAGTCGTTTCATTGCTTCGCCAGAATCTTCGGCGCATCAAAATTTTAAAGACTATATTCTAAAAGCCAAAGAGGGCGATACCCAATTGATGTTAAAAGAAATCACTCCTGTTAGACTTTTAAAGAATGAGTTTTATCATCAAATTATTACAGCCTATGAAAATGGAGCAACAAAAGAAGAACTTCAAGAATTGTTGGGCAGGGGCAGAGCAAAGAAAGGTATGTTCATGGGCGACTTAGATGAAGGTGAATTAGAAATCGGTCAAATATCGGCAACGATGAATACGATCAAACCTGCCGCCGAAATTGTTCAAGAAATAATTGAAGAATTTGATATGATGAAAAATAAATTATCCAAAATAGTGTTGTAGACTTATCCGTTAGTTAATTATAATAATGCGAATTCTCAAAACTTTTATATTAACCTTGCTTTTTTTGAGGTCGTTTGTGGCTTTTTCTCAAGACCCAGATGCTCCACTAATCACTTATGTTAGTGTTAATCACAGCACTCAGCAAGTGGATATAAACTGGGTAAATACAACCACAGATGTTGTGGGCTATGTTATTTATTTTCAAGATATTTCTGGTTTATGGATTCCGCTAGATACCATAATGGGAATTAACAACACGAACTACTCCACACAAAACGCTAATCCTCAACAAAAAATAGAAACCTTCAGTGTAGTAGCTTTCGATGCTTTGGGCAATAGTAGTGTTCGTAGCGATTCGCATTCTACCGTTTTCCTTCAGTATGACTATGAAAATTGTGATACCATTCTTCAGCTGAATTGGAACAGTTATCTCAATATGTACGGCATGGATGGTTATCAGCTTAAAATAACTAGAGAAGATTTGTTATCCGGCATTCCTTTTCCAGAACAAACAATTGCTATTAGTCAAACGGATTCTTCTTATGATTTTCCTATTGAATATTCTAGCAAATACATCTTGTGGTTAGAAACAATAAGCCCCGTTAATTATATCTCAAAATCCAATATATTGGAAATAGTAACTACCGATATTGATGTGCCTATGTACAGTTATATCAATAGGGTTAGCGTTGTTGGAGAAAATAGTATAGAGGTAAGTGTCTTATCTAATTCTGAAGATTTGAGTCACGTTAATATTTACAAGTCTAATTTAGAAAATGGTTTTCAATTTTTTTTGGGTAAAGCCAATCTAACTAATGATGAATTTACAACTATTGACCCATTAGTTTTGCCAGAAAGAAATGTGTATTACTATAAGTCCAAGCCAGTAGATATTTGTGGTAAAGAATATAAGTTGCCCCAGTTCAGTGGAATAACGGATACATCTGTAGCCTACAATTTAAAATTGACTCCGCTATCCGTCACTAAAGAATCTATTTCAGTAGAATGTGGTAAATACGATAATTTTATATCGAGTTCACATATTGAATTATGGAAAGAAGTTAACGGTGAAAAAAGCTATTTGCAAGACGCTTATCCAGATATGCAATACGATGTGCCTATACGGTCTGATGTAGGTAAGGTTTGTGTCTATCTTCTCTCTACTGAAAACCTCAATAATTCTCTAAATAGAAAAGATTCTGTTCTATCAAATAAGTTATGTATTTCAAAATCTCCCTTACTGTTTATTCCTAAAGCCTTTACACCACAAAATCAAGACTTGAAGAATAACGAATGGAAAGTTGTTGTTTATGGAGAAAATGCCATTCAAAATTACAGTTTGAAAATCTACACAAGGTTTGGAGAAGCTATTTTCGAAACCAATTCCATACATGAGGCTTGGGACGGTACTATTAATAATTCACTTGCACCAGATGGAGTGTATATTTATAGTATTCAAATTGACTACGCACAAGGTGAGCAATTACACGAGGGTGGAAGTATAATGCTATTTCGATAATCTCATTTAAAATATCTTCTATTTGTTTAAGATTTTACTACCTTTGCCACACTAATTTTTGAGTATGGATTACAATCAGAAAATAATAGGCGAAGGATTGACATACGACGATGTGTTGCTAGTACCAGATTATTCTGATATTTTACCACATCAAGTCAATGTATCTACTCAGTTTTCTAGGAACATTAAATTGAATATTCCTATCGTATCTGCAGCGATGGACACTGTTACAGAAGCAAAAATGGCCATCTCTATGGCTCAAGACGGTGGCATTGGGGTACTTCACAAAAATATGTCAATTACTGAGCAATCGGCTGAAGTGCGCAAGGTCAAGCGTTCAGAGAGTGGTATGATTCTCGATCCTATAACATTGCCTCAAGATTCTCTTGTTAGTGATGCTTTAGAGATAATGAAAGAAAATAAAATAGGAGGTATTCCTGTTATTGCAGATGAAGGTGATTTAGTAGGAATTGTGACTAATCGAGATTTGCGTTTTGAAAAAAATCACTCTAGACCAATCTCTCAAGTTATGACAAAGCTTGATAATTTGATTACTACTCAACTTACCGATTTAGAAAATGCCGAGGATATTCTTCAAGCTAATAAAATTGAAAAGTTGCCTGTTGTTGATGAAAATGGTAAATTAGTCGGACTAATTACCTACAAAGACATCATGAAAAACAAAACGCGCCCCAATTCTTGCAAAGATCAATATGGTCGATTAAGAGTGGCAGCTGCAGTAGGTGTTACTGCCGATGTTAGCGAGCGTGTCCAATCTCTAGTAGATGCAGGTGTTGATGCTATTATTGTAGATACTGCACATGGTCACAGTAAGGGAGTTATCGATACCGTTAAGAAATTAAAATCCGAATTTGACATAGATATTATTGCAGGTAATATTGCTACTGAACAAGCCGCTATAGCTTTAGCCGATGCAGGTGTAGATGCTGTTAAAGTAGGCATTGGTCCAGGTTCTATTTGTACTACTCGTGTAGTAGCAGGGGTAGGGCTTCCTCAACTATCAGCAATTATTAGTGTGTCAAAAGCACTAAAAGACAGAGGTATACCTATCATTGCAGATGGTGGTGTGCGTTATTCTGGAGATATTGTAAAAGCTATGGTAGCAGGAGCAAGTTCTGTCATGTTAGGTTCAATTTTTGCAGGTGTTGAAGAAGCACCTGGAGAAACTATCATATTTGAAGGTAGAAAATTTAAAACCTACAGAGGTATGGGTTCAGTAGAAGCTATGCAGGCAGGTTCTAAAGATCGCTACTTTCAATCTAATCAAGATAATGCCAAAAAGCTAGTGCCAGAAGGTATTGTTGGTAGAGTAGCTTTTAAAGGAAATTTAGATGAAGTTATTCACCAGATGATTGGTGGATTGAGAGCAGGGATGGGATATTGTGGTGCTCACAACATCGCTGCACTTTCAGAAGCAAAATTTATAAGAATAACATCTGCAGGAATGGCCGAAAGCCACCCACACGATGTAAGTATTACAAAAGAAGCACCTAACTATAGTCGATAAACTTATTTAATAATTAAACTTAAACAAAATGAACAAAATTCTAATTTTATTAGCCTTTGCACTTACTTCAAGTATTGCTATGGCAGGTGGTAACTCACCAGTTAAAATGACTTCTTCCACAGGTGATGATCCTGATATGGTTATGCAAGTAGGACCAGAAAAGGTACAACTTGGAGAATTTGAGTCAATTTTCAACAAAAACAATAATGAAGAAAAGGTAACCCAAAAATACTTGGACGATTACACTGATCTATTTATTGATTTCAAAAGAAAAGTATTGTATGCCCAAGAAAATCAGATGGATACATCTGTAACTTTTAAAAATGAGTTAGCGGGATACAGAAAGCAACTTGCTCGTCCTTATCTGACTGACCAAGCTGCTGAAGATGAACTAGTCGCTGAGGCTTATGAAAGAATGAAGTACGAAGTGCAAGCTAGTCATATCCTAATTAGTGTTGCTGATAATGCATCTCCTCAAGATACTTTAGATGCTTACAACACAATTAAAGGATTGAGAAATAGAGCTCTAAAGGGTGAAGATTTCGGTAAATTAGCCAATGAATATTCTAGTGACCCGTCTGCCAAAACCAATAATGGTGATTTGGGTTACTTTTCAGCATTCCGTATGGTTTATCCATTCGAATCGGCAGCTTTCAATACACCAGTAGGAAAGGTTTCTGATGTTTTTAGAACTCAATTCGGTTACCACATATTAAAAACGGCCGATAAAAGACCTAACAGAGGAGAAGTTAAAGTTGCTCATATCATGATAGAAGAAAGAGAAGATGCAACCTCTAATGAAAAGGCAGCTAATCAAGAGAAATTACAACAATTGATGAAGTCTTTAAGTGATGGTGCATCATTCGAAGAAATGACTAAATTTTCTGATGATAAAGGTTCAGCCAAAAATAACGGTGAGTTACCTTGGTTTGGTGCTGGTCAGATGGTTCCAGAATTTGAAAACACAGCTTTCAACCTAAGCTCAGCAGGAGAGGTTTCAAAACCTATTCAAACAATGTACGGTTGGCATGTTATTAAATTACTAGACAGAAGAGGTATACCTTCGTTTGAAGATTCTGAAGCGGATATCAAAAATAAAATTAAGAGAGATAGTAGAAGCAATAGAGGAGTAGAATCTTTAATTGCAAGAATTAAAGATGAGTACAACTTCTCTGAAGGTAGAAGTCGTAGCCCTCTTGATCATACTGACTTTTATATACCTAGACTAAATCAATTAAATATTGATTTAGGTGGTAACTATTCTAACAACATAGACCCATTTTGTAAAATCAATTATAAAAAATGGGATAGAGCGTCTTATACTACTGACGGTAAAACCATGTTTACTTTAGATGGCATCGCTTACACTCAAGATGATTTTGCTGATTATTTAGCAGCAAACAAAATCAATGTAGATTCAGCAAATAGCTGTCCAGTAGTAAAACAGAGATACGAAGAGTGGGTAAACAAAACCTGTTTGGATTATGAGGACTCCAAGCTAGAAGAAAAATACCCCGAGTTCAAGGCTTTAATGAAAGAGTACCACGATGGTATCATGTTATTCGATTTAATGGATCAAAAAGTATGGTCAAAAGCTATTGACGATACTGCAGGCTTGTTAAATTACTACAACTTAACTAAAGAAAATTACCAGTGGGACGAAAGAGCTTTAACAACAGTTTACACCTCCAACGATGAGTTAACAGCTAGTAGAGTAAGAACACTATTGAACAACCGCTATAACTCTAGTGTGTTGACCTCTGAAGAAATGAGTTATTTAGGCTTTGGAAAAGGCGAATTCTATTTAAGTGACACACGTATTTTAAAATTGATGAACCGATACAGAGCTAATAACCTTAAAATATCTTCACGTTCTTTTGAAAAAGGTAAAAGCAATGCTGTCGATAACCATTGGTTTAAAGGACTTACAGAAAATGAATCTAACCTAGACGGTTCGGTATTTTTTGCTGACGTTAAAGAACTCAAAAATGGGGAGCAAAAAACATTTGAAGAGGCTAAAGGAGAGGTAATTACTAATTACCAAAACTATTTAGAAGCGGCTTGGAAATTAGAGTTAGAGAAAAAATATCCTGCCGAAGTTTATACCGATGTTCTTTATAAATTGGTAGACTAATAAATTCGTAAAAAATTATGAGGAAAAAAGCTTTATTATTTATTCTAGTATTAGGGCTTTTTTCCTGTAATTTCTTCAATAGTGATACAGACAATCTTCTTGTTACCGTTTATGGTGATGAGTTATATTATTCTGACATTCAGCACCTTATGTCTCCAGACCTAAGTGATGAAGATAGCTTGAAATTACTCAGAACACTTTGTGAAAAGTGGGCTAAGGAACAGCTACTAGTTCAAAAGGCTAAAATCAACTTACCGTTACTTCAGCAGAATGTTCAATCTCAAGTAGAGAGCTACGAAAATGCCCTCTTGATTTATTCTTATCAAAAAGAATTACTTAACCAAAAACTCGATACTCTTGTAAGTGAGGAGGAAATAGAAACTTACTATGCCAAGAATAAACAAAACTTCATCTTAAAAGATGCTGTGGTAAAGGTGAATTATATCAAACTAAAGAAAGAAGTACCTTATCTCTGGAAGGTAAAAAGTCTTTTTAAAAAGGATGATGATGAAAGTAAATTATCTCTAGAAGATTACTGTTATCAATTTGCTGATGACTACTACCTAGATGATAATTGGCTTTATGTAGACGATATCTTTAAGGCTTT
This region of Flavobacteriales bacterium genomic DNA includes:
- a CDS encoding peptidylprolyl isomerase, with translation MNKILILLAFALTSSIAMAGGNSPVKMTSSTGDDPDMVMQVGPEKVQLGEFESIFNKNNNEEKVTQKYLDDYTDLFIDFKRKVLYAQENQMDTSVTFKNELAGYRKQLARPYLTDQAAEDELVAEAYERMKYEVQASHILISVADNASPQDTLDAYNTIKGLRNRALKGEDFGKLANEYSSDPSAKTNNGDLGYFSAFRMVYPFESAAFNTPVGKVSDVFRTQFGYHILKTADKRPNRGEVKVAHIMIEEREDATSNEKAANQEKLQQLMKSLSDGASFEEMTKFSDDKGSAKNNGELPWFGAGQMVPEFENTAFNLSSAGEVSKPIQTMYGWHVIKLLDRRGIPSFEDSEADIKNKIKRDSRSNRGVESLIARIKDEYNFSEGRSRSPLDHTDFYIPRLNQLNIDLGGNYSNNIDPFCKINYKKWDRASYTTDGKTMFTLDGIAYTQDDFADYLAANKINVDSANSCPVVKQRYEEWVNKTCLDYEDSKLEEKYPEFKALMKEYHDGIMLFDLMDQKVWSKAIDDTAGLLNYYNLTKENYQWDERALTTVYTSNDELTASRVRTLLNNRYNSSVLTSEEMSYLGFGKGEFYLSDTRILKLMNRYRANNLKISSRSFEKGKSNAVDNHWFKGLTENESNLDGSVFFADVKELKNGEQKTFEEAKGEVITNYQNYLEAAWKLELEKKYPAEVYTDVLYKLVD
- the guaB gene encoding IMP dehydrogenase; this translates as MDYNQKIIGEGLTYDDVLLVPDYSDILPHQVNVSTQFSRNIKLNIPIVSAAMDTVTEAKMAISMAQDGGIGVLHKNMSITEQSAEVRKVKRSESGMILDPITLPQDSLVSDALEIMKENKIGGIPVIADEGDLVGIVTNRDLRFEKNHSRPISQVMTKLDNLITTQLTDLENAEDILQANKIEKLPVVDENGKLVGLITYKDIMKNKTRPNSCKDQYGRLRVAAAVGVTADVSERVQSLVDAGVDAIIVDTAHGHSKGVIDTVKKLKSEFDIDIIAGNIATEQAAIALADAGVDAVKVGIGPGSICTTRVVAGVGLPQLSAIISVSKALKDRGIPIIADGGVRYSGDIVKAMVAGASSVMLGSIFAGVEEAPGETIIFEGRKFKTYRGMGSVEAMQAGSKDRYFQSNQDNAKKLVPEGIVGRVAFKGNLDEVIHQMIGGLRAGMGYCGAHNIAALSEAKFIRITSAGMAESHPHDVSITKEAPNYSR
- a CDS encoding nitronate monooxygenase; amino-acid sequence: MNNTITQLFGIKYPLIQAGMIWCSGWELASAVSNAGGLGIIGSGSMYPDVLREHIQKCQAHTDKPFAVNLPLLYPQIDDHISILIEEGVKVVFTSAGNPAKWTSHLKKHGITVVHVVSNVKFALKAVDAGVDAIVAEGFEAGGHNGREETTTMCLIPLIRRAVSVPLIAAGGIGSGAGMLAAMALGADGVQIGSRFIASPESSAHQNFKDYILKAKEGDTQLMLKEITPVRLLKNEFYHQIITAYENGATKEELQELLGRGRAKKGMFMGDLDEGELEIGQISATMNTIKPAAEIVQEIIEEFDMMKNKLSKIVL
- a CDS encoding gliding motility-associated C-terminal domain-containing protein, coding for MRILKTFILTLLFLRSFVAFSQDPDAPLITYVSVNHSTQQVDINWVNTTTDVVGYVIYFQDISGLWIPLDTIMGINNTNYSTQNANPQQKIETFSVVAFDALGNSSVRSDSHSTVFLQYDYENCDTILQLNWNSYLNMYGMDGYQLKITREDLLSGIPFPEQTIAISQTDSSYDFPIEYSSKYILWLETISPVNYISKSNILEIVTTDIDVPMYSYINRVSVVGENSIEVSVLSNSEDLSHVNIYKSNLENGFQFFLGKANLTNDEFTTIDPLVLPERNVYYYKSKPVDICGKEYKLPQFSGITDTSVAYNLKLTPLSVTKESISVECGKYDNFISSSHIELWKEVNGEKSYLQDAYPDMQYDVPIRSDVGKVCVYLLSTENLNNSLNRKDSVLSNKLCISKSPLLFIPKAFTPQNQDLKNNEWKVVVYGENAIQNYSLKIYTRFGEAIFETNSIHEAWDGTINNSLAPDGVYIYSIQIDYAQGEQLHEGGSIMLFR
- the glyA gene encoding serine hydroxymethyltransferase; translation: MKRDNRIFELVEEEKNRQISGIELIASENFVSEQVMEAMGSVLTNKYAEGFPNKRYYGGCEVVDKVEQLAIDRVKELFGVEYANVQPHSGSQANAAVYLAVLKPGDKILGFNLAHGGHLTHGSPVNFSGKTYQTSFYSVKEEDGLIDYDAMEQTAIEEKPQLIICGASAYSKDIDYARFRAVADKVGALLMGDISHPSGLIAAGHLNNPAPHCHILTTTTHKTLRGPRGGLIMMGKDFDNPWGLKTPKGNIRKMSALLNSAVFPGTQGGPLEHVIGAKAVAFGEALEPEFKAYTAQVIKNAAVMAQCFIDKGYKVISGGTENHCMLLDLRSKGVTGKDAENTLVKADITVNKNMVPFDDKSPFITSGMRVGTPAITTRGIKEDTIPQIVDLIDEVLMNIDNEEVILSVRKKVNDLMSQFPLFAY